The Euwallacea fornicatus isolate EFF26 chromosome 18, ASM4011564v1, whole genome shotgun sequence genome segment GGATCCTGAAAGAGGATGAATTCACTCTTAGTCCATGGCCAACCAGGGTGGTTTCACTGTAAAGTTGTGGAGAATACCCAAAGAATAAATGAACATCACTGACTCTAAAATGAACAAAAGCTGGTTAAaccttaaattttgatatgtgAATGTGAAGTTAGAAATACCAAAGCCACATCTTAACAGTATATTAATTTCTTACTCAGACAAACAATAAGCAGAAATCAGCAGCTTTTGTTGAGTAACCTGAATTCTGTTGTATTTGGTCTGAGAATTGGTAGGACATATGGATAGTAAATGTAGATAAGATCTTGGTTTTACCTATGAGACGCATTTAGGGAAATTTTCTTAGGAATAAAGCATGTATAACATTCATGTTAGGTAACATAGAGAGAAACTCTTCGCCTgattaaataatgcaaataatGAAGCTACCCCAACAacgaagaaaattttcattttagctattcaatttttaaattaagtaaagagaaattggaaattcaagaGCTACCTTTGACGTACACAATACCTATCTATTAATATAGCATAACGTAATTCTTTGGCCAAGTAGTGGCTTAAAGGATATCCTTTGGTCCTGTGGCTAGAAATTCCattgcaatttaataattttcatgaatgtaaataatattcatattgctttaattattatagttGTTATTATAGTATATGCctctaatttcaaaaatattaaagcatTTTCTCATGTTGATGTTACATATTTTTGGGGTTTGTCAAGACATTACTCCCTTGACAAGAGATTCTCTGGAGCACTTATTCTACATTATacaataattgtaaattattcatttttctatttctgtCTTAAGCAACTCTGttaaaaattctctaaaacaTCGAATTGTATTTAAATCACGAATCATCAAGCAAAATCgaaaagaaattaactttttcaattaaaataaaaaacttcgaCATTGATAGCGACATCACTGTATGGTTCTTATAATACAATCGATGTTGCCAGATTTTGATATTCATGAACTTTTACAGGAAATTAatctaagttaaaaaaaaacaagaccTCTTGCAAAATGAAcgcgaattaaaattttaaaaggaacaaaattgcaaatagtaGCTATTCCTTAATAGTTAATCAATCGCAGTTTTATCGGCATGATaatgaaatcaaataattGGCGATGTCGATATGTTTTTTCTGGCAACACTGTCGACTGAGACTgaacataacctttaaattCTATCATCTAACTAACCTCAACTTTAGGAGTCACggttcaaaaatttttgaaccgaaaaattctgatttttcacaaaaatctgtaaaataatttgcatAAACTATGGATAACGTATCTACTTTATCGTCCGCTCAAAAAGACGAGCTTATGGACCAAGTGAAACAACAAATAGCGGTGGCCAATGCACAGGAACTCCTCACAGTAAGTTTGCTCTTCACTTCAAATGCAGTACGAAACGAACCATTTCGATTCGTGTTTTTTCACAGAAAATGACTGAAAAGTGTTTTAAGAAATGTATATCAAAGCCTGGAACTTCGTTGGATAGTTCAGAACAGGTAAAGTTAGCTTTAGATTGGTTTCATAGTTAGCTCCCAAGTTTTGAAGTTCAATATACATTTACATCAAATATTGAGTgccttttttatattaactaGCCGTTTTGAAGGCTAAAACATGAATTATGGATTCAAAGAACATGCCAATtgcatattattaaaaaattaaatatgtttatatgCCTGATACAGTCTATACCCCACATATCATTAAGCTTACCATAACTTATAATTAATCACATTGTACCATACTTAACTATTATATGTATGTAAACTTCATATTTGCAGCCAACAAAAGTGAAGAATTAGGAATATAAACTGTACAGTGCTtctaattaattcaaaaaactaCTTGTTTCAGAAATGTGTAGCAATGTGCATGGACAGATATATGGACTCATGGAATCTTGTTTCAAAGGCCTATGGCATGCGAATACAAAGGGAAAGAAACTTGTAAcagtaaacttttttttatgaataaatttgttttagtcTAGTTAGtgatatttaataattgtaTTGTATAAGGACATTTCTTACCACTTGCCGATGGTTGAATACTgccattatttttcatgcCATCTTTGCATTCTTGTAGTATAATATACCTAGtaggtaataaattttacctGTTGTTAAACAAACCATCACATAAACTTATTAAGTTCCCCTCTAAAATGCTAATAAAACGACAAGAATACAAAAAACTTATACAACTTTATTGTGTAACTATACTCGATTGCCAAGTATTAATTCTTACAAATAAAGTGACCAAATAGTTACGAGAATCACATACTTTTAAGgcacataaaatactgaaGTACAGAAATACATTACATAAAATCTATATTAAGGTAAATATGCTATAACCTATTCAGAACTGCCAAGTTTAAGTACTAGTGACTGAGAGAACATACCAAAATGTGTAACACAAAATGGCACAATTTCGTATagtaatctaaaaataatgagTGAACATAATGCATCAAAAACTAACTCTGAAGCACATTCTTATTACCAAACAACTtccatattaaaataatgtgtttAATCTCAAAACCTACTTGCTACAGACATGTCATATATCTTAATGTGCAGACATACACATGTCTGGCGAACTGCAAAAAGCCAGCAATCGGCAATATAGTAAAATTGATTCACCCCGTGCCGCAAATAATATATAACCAAACTATATAAAGGCGACGGCAAAAAAAGGAACCAAAACATTCTATGGCAGTGACTTAAACAAtgctttttggaaaataacaCTCTTCAAGATAGatagattttttaaaccaaTAATCAAACCATTTTCAGGAATCTTAAGGcactaatttattaaaaccatattgctaactaagtgtttgagcagttTGCATTGACCTGGATATTGGAGTTACTTTTAGAAGAATTAAGAGTACCCAGAGAATAAGGCTCTTCTTCCAAGTTATCATTGTTATTAGGGAAACTTGAAACAGTAGAGCCGTTACTTGTATTATTACTGACAAAATCTGCTTCATAGTCATTTGTTGCTGAATTAAGAAGAGCTATAGACCCGTTATTTTCAGAATCAGCCTCTATCTCTTCACTTTCCTCTATAATGGAACTCTTATCATCtccatttagattttttagcATAGGACTGTTTACATTAAATGTAGCATTAAGTGACTTAAACCCGTCAGTCTTTTCCACTACTAACgctgataaatttttaaaaccttgTTCCTCAATTTCTTCAACAGTTCCATTTTCTGCAGGACAACTACCTTGCTTTAAAGGAACATCATCACATGAAATATCATTCGAAGACTTGCCATTCAACTGGGATTTATTACTATCAGATTCATCCTCATGACTACCATTTAAGTCAAAAGTAACATCTAATTTAGTTTTCATCTGAGCAATACTTAAGATTTGTTGTAGCAAAGGAACTTCAAGATTACCATTTAAACCTAAGTTTTTAGCCAAGTTTTCCCGTCCTTGGAGCTCTGTCAAGGTGTCCAAATAGCCTTCTGGTTTGAAAACTTGAATGGTGAATTGGAAATTGAAGAATTCAAGGAATTCATGCACCAAATAAAACAGGGTTCTGCCTTCAGGTGTTTTAAGATAGGAGCGGACTCTGACGCTTTGTAGAGGTTGCTGTTTGACTGCCTGATTGGAAaagtaagatttttttgatgAAGTTGCTTAATGCTGGTAATGAAAATAGGATATGAATTGTGTTTTATTCCTAGGATAGTTATCAGAAACCATAGGATTCAAGATTTTATATGACTTAACAGGGACAACATAAGAGAATGACCTTGGTACTATCATATTCATAAAGTGTCTTTACCTTTATATCTTCATCCAAAGCAAGGAAAATGCTAGCTCTCATCTGGGCCTAAAATTATAAAGTGATTAATCAAAACTTGCTTAAAAAAACACGGTTTTGCTTTAAGAATAACAGAATATGTACCCTAATTTTTGCAAGGCTTCCATCAGTCTCCAGGGTCTGAAAAAGCAAATCTCTTAATTCAACCTCTTCCTCGAGGACTGACATGgtaagttttccaaaaaaagtaATAGAATGACAAAATAGTAACTGTTTATGATGAACAGCACAGATCCCCCAAATCAGCTTTTAATAATTCTCAACTCTTAGTTTAGCGTTGTTCCTTGATATccaaatataagaaaaactcGATATTAACCCAGTCAAATacagataaataaatttttaagataaaaattattttagaagtaatgtatggaaatttaaaaaattgaatacttaaaattgttaaaattattgggaaaaaaatggCTGAGTTATTCCCGGCATATATTGACATTTAAAAAGGAGTTTTTGTACGTACTTCAAgtgctttaaaataaaaacatacttGTAGAATCTCCCAATGCACATATGATTCTGACATATGCCAAAGTCAAATGCCATTGAATGTGAACAGCAACTGAAAAAATTTCGAGATTTCGCGTTCAGCATCATTGACATTGAGATCGGCTCTGGTTATGTCTTGTTTTTACTTCAAGAACAACATCAAGAGGGGAATGATATTTAATCCatatcattaataataattttattactctcGTACTTCAGATACCTCCGACGATTAAAATAATGGCTTAGTGAAATAATAAGCTCGCACTCCACttaataaaacgattttttatttaaaaataacagtattttcaatgttttgaGCTTGAAACTTTCTGTGAGTTAGTACTGCTTCTAGATTTTATATGCTCCgttcgttttttcttttgcatCATCTTCAGTAAATTAAATACCGCATCTGGAGTGACACCAAGATTGAGTAGTTGCACCAAACTCCTAAAACATTTGACAATCAGTGAAAGAAGCTTCTTCAAATTGCGACGTTGCCTGACGTACCAAAAAATCTTATACCCTTATATAGActgcaaataacaaaaactaaaaagaaaatcaatgACTTAGTTACCTTTTGGATGAAATAAATCGTTATTGGGATAATCTCGAGCAAACCCGAAGGGAATATATAGTGGGTTTGAcaattaaaatcataaaaaggtGAATTTTTTACCTGAAAATCTCTTTGTCCATATGAATCCCTGCCAAATCAGCTAGGTGGAGTAACTCGTCTTGGTGCGGTCTTAAATCATCCATTAACTCGAAACTGTTAGTAATTGAAGAAGGCATGAGGAATAACTATCAAAATTATCGAAGTTTTACTATGTTTACAACCCGGCTTCACGTCTCAAACGCGAAGTTAAAACAATGCCATGATGCCACTTCattctcaaattttacattcagCGATATccaaattaacattaatacTTCTTTCTTATTTAAACTAGTTTAACACTATAGTCGTACTGTAACACAATTCCAACAGTGTACGCTGTAATTTGTACATTAAAATAGgtaattcaacaaaaaatattgaatactTTACACATCTACATTGTTTACGACAATATGTAATGTCAAAATCGCATCAATGTCATAAGCCCCTGCGATCAACGTCCAAATTATTTcaggattaaaaaatatatatatttttgttgaaaaaaactacaatttcTCCAAAATTCCCTTTAAACCACACAAAAAATGTCGTCTCTAAACGAAAACAACGATATTTATGGTGAAAACAGGTCATACGGATCCTCCAACGGACTATCAGGTAATTTATCACAATCCATCCAGAGATGACACATGTCCTTAACCTTACATAATACATTATAGGGCAATTCAGACCGTTTTCATCCCCGTACTTAAATTTCGACCCCGGGTATATACCACAAGCTCAACCAGAATTTATATTCCTCGATGGTGGCAGCAAACAGAGGGGAAGGTTTGAACTGGCTTTTGGACAAATTGGAGGATCCTGTATGGTTGGGGCAGCTTTAGGAGGTGTGTCTGGGTTTTATAATGGACTTAAGGCAACTACTTTAGCTGGACAGACTGGGAAATTGAGAAGAACACAGTAAGTGTTTTCTCACAGTAATTAccgctatttttaaaaagtagctttaaacacaattttgagttaaattttcttttcttaaagGTTAATCAATCATATAATGAAAAAAGGCAGTGCCACTGCAAACACATTTGGATCAGTGGCAGTAATTTATTCAGCTTTTGGAGTCTTTTTATCATGGGCAAGGGGAACTGATGATGATCTGAATACTATTACAGCAGCTACAGCCACAGGGTTATTGTATAAGTCCACAGGTTCGTTACTGAAATAATGATTTCTGAACTGGAAagcaaaacaattttgttaaatttttagcgGGCTTAAAGAGATGTGGTATGGGTGGCGCCATTGGGTTAGGTGCTTCAATGCTTTATGCCTTCTGGAATAACAAAGACAGATTATCAGATCTAGGACATTATAATCCAGCGTAAGagggcatttttttattgtgaattttaataacaaatacaaattaaCTTATTTGGATAAACAATATTGATGTGCTTGGAAAGCATATCAAATCAAGGGCCCAGTCTGCAAGGGGCAATCTGCAATTATATTGCTTTAGCAAActagattatttattttatctagATCTGAAGGGCCCTTTATTGTAAGATGTGCTGTGATCTACCAAATAGACATTTTGACTATTATGTTGTTTTATTGAGAATTTGAAGGGACTTTTCAAGCAAACTAACACCAAATTTTGTTGTAATTGTCTCATTTTCTAAGCTGAATTAATATCCTCAATGTTTACTAAACTTAATGAAGTTTGTCTagttaatttatatatatttttctcttgACAGGCACAGGTAAACATTTGCAGCAGATACGAGCGAAATATCCAAACTTCCagttgtaaatattaaaaataattattgtatatttattttttttagttgtatccaaaatttaataaattaaacttttggagataaaactttatttaaatttgataaataatattcaatgcagtaattaagaaaatcattaatgaatttaatttaatcttaaCTTTGCAAAAGTTTCGCCGTTTGGACCTAAAAATTGCAGTAAGTTTCAGTTCGTTCAAATTCCTTATTACGTTGCTGCCATCTAGTAGCTTCAGTTGAAGCATACATATATATAGGTATAGGTTAAAACTTACAACGTTGTATGGTAGAGCGCATACGATATAATATATGGGCAATTTgtctaaatattattttgggtttgtttgaaaatgttaattacatattttatactCTAAATCTcttcaaaaattgcatttgaaaAACACTCTTTGAACAATTCAATTCTGATTTCCCGTGGTTACATTGAATGATAACTGCTGAACTGTTGCGATAATTTCCTTAATCGTTCTAGCAATGTTTTATGTTTAACTGAAACTTTTCAGTTTTggaacttttaataaaaatacgcTGGTGCTTCATAGCTTCATGGTTTAAACATTGCAGTGTTGGTTTGACCATTTTGACAGTGGTCTGTGATGTGTTTGTTTTGACATTGATGACAGTTTTAtcaattgttattttaattttctttatgtgGTAGAATTATACAGgaactttttattcaaataaacaaactgTCTTAAGCCTAAATTagacataaatttattgttccctttaaggaaaatttataattatatccAGATACTCGTAAAAATGACTTGAACGTATTGGTGCGTTAATTAGTAACCGCAAACAGTGGACTCCTGTTAGTTCCCAAATGAACATGTCTTCACAATTTAGCAAACAAAATGGTAAACCAAAAAGATTTTGTATAGATGACGCTTTCGAGGAGGAAACGGACGAGGCCATTAAAGTTTATGGGACTACCACTCCCACTACCCCTAATGGGAAAATAGGGCAGGGAGATTCCATTacttttaatatcgaaaacGGACGGTAAGTACAGAGAAGTCCTTTATAGAGCAATTCAGCTATTGGGGGCACAAGAGATATTACAACTTCTCGATAATAAAGCAGTAAAActgagtttttaatttaaaacttcatcaGTTACCTAGGGTCCTAACATCAGATCTATTCTCTCAGATAGACTTCTACAACTCACtctaaaaatactattttctgacattttaacataaataactatttttatattaagggCCTCTTTTGTCTAAAACTCATACTCTACcactcaaatatttacttgtATTTTTAAGCAGATTGTGTTTATTTGCAGAGGCTACAAAGCTGTCACAGATACATCCAGGGACAGTGATTCCCTCATCCAGGATTATTATGAGTGCTCTAGTGAAGAGAATTTGTCTCATTCATGCTTCTCTCATCCTAAGGTACGTGAGAACTGGAGGATGGTGTTAGCTGCCACAACACTGTTAATAATAGGAACTGGACTATTAGTAACTGGCACTCTCACACTCAGTGAACCAAATTCAGTCCTGCAAGCTTCAGTGTTTTTGTTGGCAGGTAAGTACCAATTTTCCATCTTCTGTATTAGtcagtttgtttatttaacaGGATTTATATGCTTCATTCCTGGAGCTTATCATGTTGTTTACATTTACCTGGCTGCAAAAGGCAAACGGGGTTACCACTTCCATAACTTACCATTATTTACGTAAGTTTAGAGGTAATAGTTGACTGTATTGGGGAGTTGTGCTAGAAGATAGATTATTTGAATGTCACAGTTTCAGTGTGGAGTGACTTTAAAGAGGTGAGTGTAAggagaaattatttattgtgtgtTTGGTGTAATTATTAAAGTTGGAATGAGCACTGTGGGGTATAAATAAGGTTTAGATATAGATTATAATACTCAAGCACTGATTTGTCCAAAGTAGTAGGGAAATTAATATTAGGAAGGCTTGGcttttttaatgcattattaaaTTGGCTATGCAAATACTCAGAGTTGCTTGTAGGAATTGTAACAAGAGACAGGATGGTGAGATAAGTATAAGTAATGTCAAACAGAGATGCATTTTAGTCTTCGTTATAGCACTAATagcaatttaaacttttttagagGAGATATTGATTATGGTATAGTGTGTTACAAATTTGatgtattaacattttttatctcAATATGTATAAGTGATAGAGAGTTAGCTAAATGGAggcaaagttgcgcatttcGTCGCTGAATAATGCGTTAAaaagaaatgtaaattatCTAATTGCTTTCAGGAGTAtctggcaaaaaattaaaaacccaaaatttctcttttactTTTTGATGGCTTTACTGCTGATTACTTTAAAAACCAAGAGCACTTTTTTATGgtctttaagaaattaattttatttttcagttactacgtttcaatttttagatACTGTCATAGCCCTTTTTTTATATGGACCTGGATTTTTTCATCAATTAGTAACTTTAACCTGCCAAACGTAATAATGTATCACATTTCCCAGGAAATTATACACTTTAAGAAATATgtgaagttttttaaaaatcgcttCGTGTTTAGacactcaaattaattgtttttttttttaatatgaacctggatttttctataaaaataaaaactttatatgtAACACTATTTAAACacacaaaaatattactttgtctaaatgttataaaaaaaaattaacgttaaGTTGAATGCACTTGTTGATTTGTTTAGCTGTTTTATTTATACTATTCCTTGTACAAACGCCTTGCTGTCAtgtgaaaaacatttttaatgcgaatttttaattcttctaaaGTATATACTTCGGTTTTGAAGATGGTATTTTTCAGTGCCCCCAACAAATAGAAATCTAACACGGAAAGGTCGGGCTATTGCGCTGGCCAAGCTATGAAGTCATCATTTCCAATCCATCATTGGGGAAATTCTTGATCCAAGAAATTTCGAACGGCTCTTGCATTGTGGGGGGGTGCCCCGATTTGCTGGAACCAGATTCGGCGTAGTCTGTCCAGAGGAATAACGTTTAAATATTCTTGGAACTTCgtgtttaaaaattccaaatatctACGAACCTTAACAATTAAATGTTCGGACGATATacgaaatattacaaaaaataagtttactactagttaacaatatttttatttcgaccATGGAAATATCAATTCAGGAACTTATCACAAAGTGTACttctaaataaatgttttttttttactttccaaAAACGACGTAATTAAACtccaaaaatatatcaaatttgcggataaatatatgtatattcgCACGCGTtagaatgtttaaattaaaaataaacagtaaTATGATGTACCTTTAATCTTTGAAGTAAGGACGGTTTGTCTTCtttttggaataaaatttattaaaaaaatttgaaaattcggatgtaaaagaatttcatatttgggttatttttcgttttaagaCTAAGATTGTGCGCTAGAGAGTGTTACGCGCTGATAGACTGTTCCATTTTATGCCGCAACGTTTCAATAATATTCAAGTCGGGGATACTTAAAGGTCATGAAAATAATCTCACATTATTATTCCGAAGGTACCTTTTTGGTGATTTTTACAAAGTGGTGCGATGCGTCATCCCGTTGGAATatgacttatttttaaaaaattgttccgCAGTTAGAATCAAGTTTCTTGATCAGATTTATTGGTGCTTTTCCACATTTACGGTACCatcaatcaatttaaattttcaacatctcTGCTGCTCATATATCTCCATATTATAACTCCCTCGAAAAATTTTACGGTCCGCTTGAGGCAG includes the following:
- the LOC136344880 gene encoding transmembrane protein 134 isoform X2; its protein translation is MNMSSQFSKQNGKPKRFCIDDAFEEETDEAIKVYGTTTPTTPNGKIGQGDSITFNIENGRGYKAVTDTSRDSDSLIQDYYECSSEENLSHSCFSHPKVRENWRMVLAATTLLIIGTGLLVTGTLTLSEPNSVLQASVFLLAGFICFIPGAYHVVYIYLAAKGKRGYHFHNLPLFTAPNK
- the LOC136344821 gene encoding mitochondrial import inner membrane translocase subunit Tim13, whose protein sequence is MDNVSTLSSAQKDELMDQVKQQIAVANAQELLTKMTEKCFKKCISKPGTSLDSSEQKCVAMCMDRYMDSWNLVSKAYGMRIQRERNL
- the LOC136344880 gene encoding transmembrane protein 134 isoform X3, whose protein sequence is MNMSSQFSKQNGKPKRFCIDDAFEEETDEAIKVYGTTTPTTPNGKIGQGDSITFNIENGRGYKAVTDTSRDSDSLIQDYYECSSEENLSHSCFSHPKVRENWRMVLAATTLLIIGTGLLVTGTLTLSEPNSVLQASVFLLAGFICFIPGAYHVVYIYLAAKGKRGYHFHNLPLFT
- the Tim23 gene encoding mitochondrial import inner membrane translocase subunit Tim23; translation: MSSLNENNDIYGENRSYGSSNGLSGQFRPFSSPYLNFDPGYIPQAQPEFIFLDGGSKQRGRFELAFGQIGGSCMVGAALGGVSGFYNGLKATTLAGQTGKLRRTQLINHIMKKGSATANTFGSVAVIYSAFGVFLSWARGTDDDLNTITAATATGLLYKSTAGLKRCGMGGAIGLGASMLYAFWNNKDRLSDLGHYNPAHR
- the LOC136344820 gene encoding centrosomal protein 43-like; translated protein: MSVLEEEVELRDLLFQTLETDGSLAKIRAQMRASIFLALDEDIKAVKQQPLQSVRVRSYLKTPEGRTLFYLVHEFLEFFNFQFTIQVFKPEGYLDTLTELQGRENLAKNLGLNGNLEVPLLQQILSIAQMKTKLDVTFDLNGSHEDESDSNKSQLNGKSSNDISCDDVPLKQGSCPAENGTVEEIEEQGFKNLSALVVEKTDGFKSLNATFNVNSPMLKNLNGDDKSSIIEESEEIEADSENNGSIALLNSATNDYEADFVSNNTSNGSTVSSFPNNNDNLEEEPYSLGTLNSSKSNSNIQVNANCSNT
- the LOC136344880 gene encoding transmembrane protein 134 isoform X1, with product MNMSSQFSKQNGKPKRFCIDDAFEEETDEAIKVYGTTTPTTPNGKIGQGDSITFNIENGRGYKAVTDTSRDSDSLIQDYYECSSEENLSHSCFSHPKVRENWRMVLAATTLLIIGTGLLVTGTLTLSEPNSVLQASVFLLAGFICFIPGAYHVVYIYLAAKGKRGYHFHNLPLFTYYVSIFRYCHSPFFIWTWIFSSISNFNLPNVIMYHISQEIIHFKKYVKFFKNRFVFRHSN